In Leopardus geoffroyi isolate Oge1 chromosome D1, O.geoffroyi_Oge1_pat1.0, whole genome shotgun sequence, a single window of DNA contains:
- the NLRX1 gene encoding NLR family member X1 isoform X2, which yields MWWVCHLPRASRGPGLGRILQSADGRTPFLIHWSWPHKGERPLGLSRAFIRHHGSSAGSGPPSRRHGQLFQDISASEAVQHYRRNLTEWFSRLPREERQFGPTFALDTVHVDPVIRESSPDELFRPTAELALEHQPPLAGLPTLALSQLFDPDACGRQVQTVVLYGTVGTGKSTLVRKMVLDWCYGQLPAFELLIPFSCEDLSSLGPAPASLCQLVAQRYTPLKEILPLLAAAGSRLLFVLHGLEHLNLDFRLAGTGLCSDPEEPEAPAAIIVNLLRKYMLPEASILVTTRPSAIGRIPSKYVGRYGQICGFSDTNLQKLYFQLRLNQPDCEYGAGGAGISATPAQRDNLVQMLSRNLEGHHQIAAACFLPSYCWLVCATLHFLHAPTPAGQTLTSIYTSFLRLNFSGEMLDSTDPSKLSLMAYAARTMGKLAYEGVSSRKTYFSEEDVRGCLEAGMKTEEEFQLLHVFRRDALRFFLAPCVEPGRQGTFVFTVPAMQEYLAALYIVLGLRKTTLQRVGKEVAELVGRVGEDVSLVLGIVAKLLPLRALPLLFNLLKVVPRVFGRVVGKSREAVAQAMVLEMFREEDYYNDDVLDQMGASILGVEGPRRHPDEPPDDEVFELFPMFMGGLLSAHNRAVLAQLGCPIKNLDALENAQAIKKKLGKLGRQVLPPSELLDHLFFHYEFQNQRFSAEVLSSLRQLNLAGVRMTPLKCTVVAAVLGSGRHALDEVNLASCQLDPAGLRTLRPVFLRARKLGLQLNSLGPEACSDLRDLLLHDQCQITTLRLSNNPLTAAGVALLLEGLAGNTSLTHLSLLHTGLGDEGLELLATQLDRNQQLQELNVAYNGAGDTAALALAQAAQDHPSLELLHLYFNELSSEGRQALRDVGSTAKGGARVVVSLTEGTAVSEYWSVILSEVQRNLNSWDRSRVRRHLELLLRDLEDSRGDTLNPWRKAQLLRVEGEVRALLEQLGGPGS from the exons AAGCTGTCCAGCACTATCGCCGGAATCTGACCGAGTGGTTCAGCCGGCTGCCCAGAGAAGAGCGCCAGTTCGGCCCGACTTTTGCCCTAGACACGGTCCATGTAGACCCTGTGATCCGCGAGAGCAGCCCAGATGAGCTGTTTCGCCCAACGGCAGAGCTGGCCCTGGAGCATCAGCCGCCCCTAGCCGGTCTCCCCACACTGGCTCTGTCCCAGCTCTTTGACCCAGATGCCTGTGGGCGCCAGGTGCAGACAGTGGTGCTCTATGGGACAGTGGGCACGGGGAAGAGCACACTGGTGCGCAAGATGGTCTTGGACTGGTGTTATGGGCAGCTGCCAGCCTTCGAGCTGCTCATCCCCTTCTCCTGCGAGGATCTGTCAtccctgggccctgcccctgcctccttgTGCCAACTTGTGGCTCAGCGCTACACGCCCCTGAAGGAGATTCTGCCCCTGCTGGCTGCTGCTGGGTCCCGCCTGCTCTTTGTGCTCCATGGCTTGGAGCATCTCAACCTCGACTTCCGGTTAGCCGGAACAGGGCTTTGCAGTGACCCCGAGGAGCCAGAGGCGCCAGCTGCCATCATTGTCAACCTGCTGCGCAAATACATGCTGCCCGAG GCCAGCATTCTGGTGACCACCCGGCCCTCCGCCATCGGCCGAATCCCCAGCAAGTATGTGGGCCGCTATGGCCAGATCTGTGGCTTCTCAGATACCAACCTGCAGAAGCTCTACTTCCAGCTCCGCCTCAACCAGCCAGACTGTGAGTacggggctgggggtgcagggaTCTCGGCCACGCCAGCTCAGCGTGACAATCTGGTGCAGATGCTCTCCCGGAACCTGGAGGGGCACCACCAGATCGCCGCCGCCTGCTTCCTGCCCTCCTATTGCTGGCTTGTCTGTGCCACCTTGCACTTCCTGCACGCTCCCACGCCGGCCGGACAGACCCTCACGAGCATTTACACCAGCTTCCTGCGTCTGAACTTCAGTGGGGAGATGCTGGACAGCACTGACCCCTCCAAGCTGTCCCTAATGGCCTATGCAGCCCGAACCATGGGCAAGTTGGCCTACGAGGGGGTGTCCTCCCGCAAGACCTATTTCTCTGAAGAGGATGTCCGTGGCTGCCTGGAAGCTGGCATGAAGACTGAAGAAGAGTTCCAGCTGCTACATGTCTTCCGCCGGGACGCCCTGAGGTTTTTTCTGGCCCCGTGTGTGGAACCAGGGCGCCAGGGCACCTTTGTGTTCACCGTGCCTGCCATGCAGGAATACCTGGCCGCCCTCTACATCGTGCTGGGTTTGCGGAAGACGACCCTGCAGCGGGTGGGCAAGGAAGTGGCCGAGCTCGTGGGCCGCGTCGGGGAGGACGTCAGTCTGGTCCTGGGCATTGTGGCCAAGCTTCTACCCCTGCGAGCCCTGCCTCTGCTCTTCAACCTGCTCAAG GTGGTTCCAAGAGTGTTTGGGCGCGTGGTGGGTAAGAGCCGCGAGGCGGTGGCCCAGGCCATGGTGCTGGAGATGTTCCGAGAGGAGGACTACTACAACGACGATGTCCTGGACCAGATGGGTGCCAGTATCCTGGGCGTGGAAGGCCCCCGGCGCCATCCAGACGAGCCTCCCGACGATGAGGTCTTTGAGCTCTTCCCCATGTTCATGGGAGGGCTTCTGTCCGCGCACAACCGGGCCGTGCTGGCTCAGCTCGGCTGCCCCATCAAGAACCTGGATGCCCTGGAGAACGCCCAGGCCATCAAGAAGAAGCTGGGCAAGCTGGGCCGGCAGGTGCTGCCCCCATCCGAGCTCCTGGACCACCTGTTCTTCCACTATGAGTTCCAGAATCAGCGCTTCTCTGCTGAGGTGCTCAGCTCCCTGCGCCAGCTCAACCTGGCCGGTGTGCGCATGACACCCCTCAAGTGCACAGTGGTGGCAGCTGTGCTGGGCAGCGGAAGGCACGCCCTGGATGAGGTGAACTTGGCCTCCTGTCAGCTGGATCCTGCCGGGCTGCGCACACTCAGGCCTGTCTTCCTGCGTGCCCGGAAGCTGGG CTTGCAACTCAACAGCCTGGGCCCCGAGGCCTGCAGCGACCTCCGAGACCTGCTGCTGCACGACCAGTGCCAGATCACCACCCTGCG GCTGTCCAACAACCCGCTGACGGCGGCCGGTGTGGCCCTGCTGCTGGAGGGGCTGGCCGGAAACACCTCCCTGACACACCTGTCCCTGCTGCATACGGGCCTTGGGGACGAGGGCCTGGAGCTGCTGGCCACCCAGCTGGACCGTAATCAACAGCTGCAGGAGCTGAACGTGGCCTACAATGGTGCTGGTGACACAgcggccctggccctggcccaagCTGCCCAGGACCACCCCTCCCTGGAGCTGCTGCA cCTTTACTTCAATGAGCTGAGCTCAGAGGGCCGCCAGGCCCTGCGGGATGTGGGGAGCACTGCTAAAGGTGGTGCCCGGGTCGTGGTATCGCTGACAGAGGGGACAGCAGTGTCTGAGTACTGGTCGGTGATCCTTAGTGAAGTCCAGCGGAACCTCAACAGCTGGGATCGCAGTCGTGTCCGGCGCCACCTTGAGCTGCTGCTTCGAGATCTGGAAGACAGCCGAGGGGACACCCTTAACCCCTGGCGCAAGGCCCAGCTGCTGCGAGTGGAGGGTGAGGTCAGGGCCCTCCTGGAGCAGCTGGGAGGCCCTGGAAGCTGA
- the NLRX1 gene encoding NLR family member X1 isoform X1 — protein MPRGRGNRIEGGVLSPPGSDLLSYHVVGLPLAQGLSGPWSGKNTPVSRAFIRHHGSSAGSGPPSRRHGQLFQDISASEAVQHYRRNLTEWFSRLPREERQFGPTFALDTVHVDPVIRESSPDELFRPTAELALEHQPPLAGLPTLALSQLFDPDACGRQVQTVVLYGTVGTGKSTLVRKMVLDWCYGQLPAFELLIPFSCEDLSSLGPAPASLCQLVAQRYTPLKEILPLLAAAGSRLLFVLHGLEHLNLDFRLAGTGLCSDPEEPEAPAAIIVNLLRKYMLPEASILVTTRPSAIGRIPSKYVGRYGQICGFSDTNLQKLYFQLRLNQPDCEYGAGGAGISATPAQRDNLVQMLSRNLEGHHQIAAACFLPSYCWLVCATLHFLHAPTPAGQTLTSIYTSFLRLNFSGEMLDSTDPSKLSLMAYAARTMGKLAYEGVSSRKTYFSEEDVRGCLEAGMKTEEEFQLLHVFRRDALRFFLAPCVEPGRQGTFVFTVPAMQEYLAALYIVLGLRKTTLQRVGKEVAELVGRVGEDVSLVLGIVAKLLPLRALPLLFNLLKVVPRVFGRVVGKSREAVAQAMVLEMFREEDYYNDDVLDQMGASILGVEGPRRHPDEPPDDEVFELFPMFMGGLLSAHNRAVLAQLGCPIKNLDALENAQAIKKKLGKLGRQVLPPSELLDHLFFHYEFQNQRFSAEVLSSLRQLNLAGVRMTPLKCTVVAAVLGSGRHALDEVNLASCQLDPAGLRTLRPVFLRARKLGLQLNSLGPEACSDLRDLLLHDQCQITTLRLSNNPLTAAGVALLLEGLAGNTSLTHLSLLHTGLGDEGLELLATQLDRNQQLQELNVAYNGAGDTAALALAQAAQDHPSLELLHLYFNELSSEGRQALRDVGSTAKGGARVVVSLTEGTAVSEYWSVILSEVQRNLNSWDRSRVRRHLELLLRDLEDSRGDTLNPWRKAQLLRVEGEVRALLEQLGGPGS, from the exons AAGCTGTCCAGCACTATCGCCGGAATCTGACCGAGTGGTTCAGCCGGCTGCCCAGAGAAGAGCGCCAGTTCGGCCCGACTTTTGCCCTAGACACGGTCCATGTAGACCCTGTGATCCGCGAGAGCAGCCCAGATGAGCTGTTTCGCCCAACGGCAGAGCTGGCCCTGGAGCATCAGCCGCCCCTAGCCGGTCTCCCCACACTGGCTCTGTCCCAGCTCTTTGACCCAGATGCCTGTGGGCGCCAGGTGCAGACAGTGGTGCTCTATGGGACAGTGGGCACGGGGAAGAGCACACTGGTGCGCAAGATGGTCTTGGACTGGTGTTATGGGCAGCTGCCAGCCTTCGAGCTGCTCATCCCCTTCTCCTGCGAGGATCTGTCAtccctgggccctgcccctgcctccttgTGCCAACTTGTGGCTCAGCGCTACACGCCCCTGAAGGAGATTCTGCCCCTGCTGGCTGCTGCTGGGTCCCGCCTGCTCTTTGTGCTCCATGGCTTGGAGCATCTCAACCTCGACTTCCGGTTAGCCGGAACAGGGCTTTGCAGTGACCCCGAGGAGCCAGAGGCGCCAGCTGCCATCATTGTCAACCTGCTGCGCAAATACATGCTGCCCGAG GCCAGCATTCTGGTGACCACCCGGCCCTCCGCCATCGGCCGAATCCCCAGCAAGTATGTGGGCCGCTATGGCCAGATCTGTGGCTTCTCAGATACCAACCTGCAGAAGCTCTACTTCCAGCTCCGCCTCAACCAGCCAGACTGTGAGTacggggctgggggtgcagggaTCTCGGCCACGCCAGCTCAGCGTGACAATCTGGTGCAGATGCTCTCCCGGAACCTGGAGGGGCACCACCAGATCGCCGCCGCCTGCTTCCTGCCCTCCTATTGCTGGCTTGTCTGTGCCACCTTGCACTTCCTGCACGCTCCCACGCCGGCCGGACAGACCCTCACGAGCATTTACACCAGCTTCCTGCGTCTGAACTTCAGTGGGGAGATGCTGGACAGCACTGACCCCTCCAAGCTGTCCCTAATGGCCTATGCAGCCCGAACCATGGGCAAGTTGGCCTACGAGGGGGTGTCCTCCCGCAAGACCTATTTCTCTGAAGAGGATGTCCGTGGCTGCCTGGAAGCTGGCATGAAGACTGAAGAAGAGTTCCAGCTGCTACATGTCTTCCGCCGGGACGCCCTGAGGTTTTTTCTGGCCCCGTGTGTGGAACCAGGGCGCCAGGGCACCTTTGTGTTCACCGTGCCTGCCATGCAGGAATACCTGGCCGCCCTCTACATCGTGCTGGGTTTGCGGAAGACGACCCTGCAGCGGGTGGGCAAGGAAGTGGCCGAGCTCGTGGGCCGCGTCGGGGAGGACGTCAGTCTGGTCCTGGGCATTGTGGCCAAGCTTCTACCCCTGCGAGCCCTGCCTCTGCTCTTCAACCTGCTCAAG GTGGTTCCAAGAGTGTTTGGGCGCGTGGTGGGTAAGAGCCGCGAGGCGGTGGCCCAGGCCATGGTGCTGGAGATGTTCCGAGAGGAGGACTACTACAACGACGATGTCCTGGACCAGATGGGTGCCAGTATCCTGGGCGTGGAAGGCCCCCGGCGCCATCCAGACGAGCCTCCCGACGATGAGGTCTTTGAGCTCTTCCCCATGTTCATGGGAGGGCTTCTGTCCGCGCACAACCGGGCCGTGCTGGCTCAGCTCGGCTGCCCCATCAAGAACCTGGATGCCCTGGAGAACGCCCAGGCCATCAAGAAGAAGCTGGGCAAGCTGGGCCGGCAGGTGCTGCCCCCATCCGAGCTCCTGGACCACCTGTTCTTCCACTATGAGTTCCAGAATCAGCGCTTCTCTGCTGAGGTGCTCAGCTCCCTGCGCCAGCTCAACCTGGCCGGTGTGCGCATGACACCCCTCAAGTGCACAGTGGTGGCAGCTGTGCTGGGCAGCGGAAGGCACGCCCTGGATGAGGTGAACTTGGCCTCCTGTCAGCTGGATCCTGCCGGGCTGCGCACACTCAGGCCTGTCTTCCTGCGTGCCCGGAAGCTGGG CTTGCAACTCAACAGCCTGGGCCCCGAGGCCTGCAGCGACCTCCGAGACCTGCTGCTGCACGACCAGTGCCAGATCACCACCCTGCG GCTGTCCAACAACCCGCTGACGGCGGCCGGTGTGGCCCTGCTGCTGGAGGGGCTGGCCGGAAACACCTCCCTGACACACCTGTCCCTGCTGCATACGGGCCTTGGGGACGAGGGCCTGGAGCTGCTGGCCACCCAGCTGGACCGTAATCAACAGCTGCAGGAGCTGAACGTGGCCTACAATGGTGCTGGTGACACAgcggccctggccctggcccaagCTGCCCAGGACCACCCCTCCCTGGAGCTGCTGCA cCTTTACTTCAATGAGCTGAGCTCAGAGGGCCGCCAGGCCCTGCGGGATGTGGGGAGCACTGCTAAAGGTGGTGCCCGGGTCGTGGTATCGCTGACAGAGGGGACAGCAGTGTCTGAGTACTGGTCGGTGATCCTTAGTGAAGTCCAGCGGAACCTCAACAGCTGGGATCGCAGTCGTGTCCGGCGCCACCTTGAGCTGCTGCTTCGAGATCTGGAAGACAGCCGAGGGGACACCCTTAACCCCTGGCGCAAGGCCCAGCTGCTGCGAGTGGAGGGTGAGGTCAGGGCCCTCCTGGAGCAGCTGGGAGGCCCTGGAAGCTGA
- the PDZD3 gene encoding Na(+)/H(+) exchange regulatory cofactor NHE-RF4 isoform X2: protein MEAAADLQDTASLTLKFEFNPKQGIDNPVLSLAEDLDPSDLWSLERPRFCLLSKEEGRSFGFHLRQDLGKAVPVVCRVEPGTSAQHQGLREGDRILGVNDHVVECEDYAVVVRRIRASGPRVLLTVLAQHVYDMVQARQGNSAHLSPTLGPGVRPRLCHIVKDEGGFGFSVTYSYQAPFWLVLSTGGAAERAGVPPGARLLEVNGVSVEKFTYNQLSRKLWQSGEQVTLLVAGPEVEEQCRRLGMPLAAPLAEGWALPTKPRSLHLQKGPRGFGFLLREEKGLDGQPGQFLWEVDPGLPAEKAGMQAGDRLVAVAGESVEGLGHEETVSRIRAQGSSVSLTVVDRKADRFFSMVRLSPLLFLESTEAPASPQENCSASLVETKDLPVEDTAMPLVPCGSRQCFLYPGPGGGYGFRLTCVASEPRLFVSQVTLGSSAARAGLQTGDVILEVNGYPMGGENDLEKLQQLVEAEPPLCLKLAARSCRGFEACDRPGFGEDGALASEML, encoded by the exons ATGGAAGCAGCTGCAG ATCTTCAGGACACAGCCTCGTTAACTCT GAAGTTTGAGTTTAACCCAAAGCAGGGCATTGATAATCCTGTCCTCTCTCTGGCTGAAGACCTTGACCCCTCCG ATCTCTGGAGCCTGGAACGGCCTCGCTTCTGTCTGCTGAGCAAAGAGGAGGGCAGGAGTTTTGGCTTCCACCTGAGACAGGATCTGGGCAAGGCTGTGCCTGTGGTGTGCAGGGTGGAGCCAGGCACCTCTGCCCAGCACCAGGGTCTTCGGGAAGGGGACCGGATCCTAGGGGTGAACGACCACGTTGTGGAATGTGAAGACTATGCTGTG GTGGTGCGCCGTATCCGGGCCAGCGGTCCGCGGGTGTTGCTGACAGTTTTGGCGCAACACGTGTATGACATGGTTCAAGCTCGGCAGGGGAACAGTGCCCACCTGTCTCCTACTCTCGGCCCAGGGGTCCGGCCCCGACTGTGTCACATAGTGAAAGATGAGGGCGGCTTTGGCTTCAGTGTCACCTACA GTTATCAGGCTCCTTTCTGGTTGGTGCTGAGCACTGGAGGAGCAGCTGAGCGGGCCGGGGTGCCTCCTGGGGCCCGACTGCTAGAAGTGAATGGGGTCAGCGTGGAGAAGTTCACTTATAACCAACTCAGCAGGAAG CTTTGGCAGAGTGGAGAGCAAGTGACCCTGCTGGTGGCCGGGCCAGAGGTGGAGGAACAGTGTCGCCGGCTGGGAATGCCCCTGGCTGCGCCCTTAGCAGAGGGCTGGGCACTGCCCACCAAGCCTCGCTCTCTGCACCTACAGAAGGGGCCCCGGGGCTTTGGGTTCCTGCTCCGGGAGGAGAAAGGTCTTGACGGCCAACCCG GACAGTTCCTGTGGGAGGTAGACCCAGGACTGCCAGCTGAGAAAGCCGGGATGCAGGCTGGGGACCGGCTGGTGGCTGTGGCTGGGGAAAGTGTGGAGGGGCTGGGCCACGAGGAGACAGTGTCCAGGATCCGCGCGCAgggctcctctgtctccctcactgttGTCGACCGTAAGGCTGACCGCTTCTTCAGCATG GTTCGCCTGTCCCCACTTCTCTTCTTGGAGAGCACAGaggctcctgcctctccccaggaAAACTGCTCGGCCTCTCTGGTTGAAACCAAGGACCTACCAGTTGAAGACACAGCCATGCCTCTTGTCCCGTGTGGCTCCCGCCAGTGCTTCCTGTACCCTGGGCCTGGCGGTGGCTACGGCTTCCGGCTTACCTGTGTGGCCAGTGAGCCTCGTCTCTTCGTCTCTCAG GTGACCCTAGGAAGCTCAGCTGCCCGGGCGGGGCTGCAAACGGGAGATGTGATTCTGGAGGTGAATGGGTATCCCATGGGTGGAGAGAATGACCTGGAAAAGCTTCAGCAGCTGGTTGAGGCTGAGCCACCCCTCTGCCTGAAGCTGGCCGCCAGGTCCTGCCGGGGCTTCGAAGCCTGCGATCGCCCAGGGTTTGGAGAG gaCGGGGCTCTAGCCTCAGAGATGCTGTAG
- the PDZD3 gene encoding Na(+)/H(+) exchange regulatory cofactor NHE-RF4 isoform X1, whose protein sequence is MLGRIGARGGGDPRWGRPSFAPQVETGTRVLISACSYLCPLPPCRKFEFNPKQGIDNPVLSLAEDLDPSDLWSLERPRFCLLSKEEGRSFGFHLRQDLGKAVPVVCRVEPGTSAQHQGLREGDRILGVNDHVVECEDYAVVVRRIRASGPRVLLTVLAQHVYDMVQARQGNSAHLSPTLGPGVRPRLCHIVKDEGGFGFSVTYSYQAPFWLVLSTGGAAERAGVPPGARLLEVNGVSVEKFTYNQLSRKLWQSGEQVTLLVAGPEVEEQCRRLGMPLAAPLAEGWALPTKPRSLHLQKGPRGFGFLLREEKGLDGQPGQFLWEVDPGLPAEKAGMQAGDRLVAVAGESVEGLGHEETVSRIRAQGSSVSLTVVDRKADRFFSMVRLSPLLFLESTEAPASPQENCSASLVETKDLPVEDTAMPLVPCGSRQCFLYPGPGGGYGFRLTCVASEPRLFVSQVTLGSSAARAGLQTGDVILEVNGYPMGGENDLEKLQQLVEAEPPLCLKLAARSCRGFEACDRPGFGEDGALASEML, encoded by the exons ATGCTGGGAAGGATTGGGGCAAGGGGCGGAGGAGATCCAAGGTGGGGAAGGCCTTCATTTGCACCTCAAGTAGAAACCGGGACCAGAGTCCTGATATCAGCTTGCTCCTACCTGTGTCCCTTGCCTCCTTGCAGGAAGTTTGAGTTTAACCCAAAGCAGGGCATTGATAATCCTGTCCTCTCTCTGGCTGAAGACCTTGACCCCTCCG ATCTCTGGAGCCTGGAACGGCCTCGCTTCTGTCTGCTGAGCAAAGAGGAGGGCAGGAGTTTTGGCTTCCACCTGAGACAGGATCTGGGCAAGGCTGTGCCTGTGGTGTGCAGGGTGGAGCCAGGCACCTCTGCCCAGCACCAGGGTCTTCGGGAAGGGGACCGGATCCTAGGGGTGAACGACCACGTTGTGGAATGTGAAGACTATGCTGTG GTGGTGCGCCGTATCCGGGCCAGCGGTCCGCGGGTGTTGCTGACAGTTTTGGCGCAACACGTGTATGACATGGTTCAAGCTCGGCAGGGGAACAGTGCCCACCTGTCTCCTACTCTCGGCCCAGGGGTCCGGCCCCGACTGTGTCACATAGTGAAAGATGAGGGCGGCTTTGGCTTCAGTGTCACCTACA GTTATCAGGCTCCTTTCTGGTTGGTGCTGAGCACTGGAGGAGCAGCTGAGCGGGCCGGGGTGCCTCCTGGGGCCCGACTGCTAGAAGTGAATGGGGTCAGCGTGGAGAAGTTCACTTATAACCAACTCAGCAGGAAG CTTTGGCAGAGTGGAGAGCAAGTGACCCTGCTGGTGGCCGGGCCAGAGGTGGAGGAACAGTGTCGCCGGCTGGGAATGCCCCTGGCTGCGCCCTTAGCAGAGGGCTGGGCACTGCCCACCAAGCCTCGCTCTCTGCACCTACAGAAGGGGCCCCGGGGCTTTGGGTTCCTGCTCCGGGAGGAGAAAGGTCTTGACGGCCAACCCG GACAGTTCCTGTGGGAGGTAGACCCAGGACTGCCAGCTGAGAAAGCCGGGATGCAGGCTGGGGACCGGCTGGTGGCTGTGGCTGGGGAAAGTGTGGAGGGGCTGGGCCACGAGGAGACAGTGTCCAGGATCCGCGCGCAgggctcctctgtctccctcactgttGTCGACCGTAAGGCTGACCGCTTCTTCAGCATG GTTCGCCTGTCCCCACTTCTCTTCTTGGAGAGCACAGaggctcctgcctctccccaggaAAACTGCTCGGCCTCTCTGGTTGAAACCAAGGACCTACCAGTTGAAGACACAGCCATGCCTCTTGTCCCGTGTGGCTCCCGCCAGTGCTTCCTGTACCCTGGGCCTGGCGGTGGCTACGGCTTCCGGCTTACCTGTGTGGCCAGTGAGCCTCGTCTCTTCGTCTCTCAG GTGACCCTAGGAAGCTCAGCTGCCCGGGCGGGGCTGCAAACGGGAGATGTGATTCTGGAGGTGAATGGGTATCCCATGGGTGGAGAGAATGACCTGGAAAAGCTTCAGCAGCTGGTTGAGGCTGAGCCACCCCTCTGCCTGAAGCTGGCCGCCAGGTCCTGCCGGGGCTTCGAAGCCTGCGATCGCCCAGGGTTTGGAGAG gaCGGGGCTCTAGCCTCAGAGATGCTGTAG